Proteins encoded by one window of Desulfovibrio ferrophilus:
- a CDS encoding (Fe-S)-binding protein produces the protein MQQDNDITDEKQKPQCILCGKCLEVCPLLAATGREEFSPRGKLLLLSRLAEAPETLSEADAERLASLCLTCGRCAKACPQGTDVPAEVSRLRAKHPGFQRWLWKTWVERSGLLWPAAAKLGNVLKGKLPGRSDGVAAGLASKLATMGLGGELVPWIAAESFDACPQAPKIVLFPGCLARSVRTDWTDKALSLLNRLGAQVQDAPDWACCGGTLGHAGLLERQREAARTNVRAWREAGRPSIVTYCASCHHGLASYMDLNGLEFEDGEVEVWTKALVPLSELVACGRFGVVDAAPEQVHYHQPCHAPEPDPDRAWMTKAVGERLAPVDGKACCGMGGVLQMAAPGLSSQVAGNLWESMRPAPGDQVITGCSGCWLQLASTAPEGVCVGHWLDLLQYIETPTP, from the coding sequence ATGCAGCAAGACAACGACATCACAGACGAGAAGCAAAAGCCACAGTGTATTCTCTGTGGCAAATGCCTGGAGGTTTGCCCGCTGTTGGCTGCCACGGGGCGCGAGGAATTTTCGCCACGGGGCAAGCTGCTGCTGTTGTCGCGTCTTGCCGAAGCCCCGGAAACGCTGTCCGAGGCTGATGCCGAGCGGCTGGCTTCACTCTGTCTGACCTGTGGCCGCTGTGCCAAGGCCTGCCCCCAGGGAACTGATGTTCCGGCCGAGGTGTCGCGTTTGCGGGCCAAGCATCCGGGCTTTCAGCGCTGGTTGTGGAAGACCTGGGTCGAACGCTCTGGCCTGCTCTGGCCCGCCGCCGCCAAACTGGGAAATGTCTTGAAAGGCAAGCTCCCGGGCAGATCGGATGGTGTGGCAGCCGGACTGGCTTCCAAGCTTGCGACCATGGGCCTGGGCGGGGAGCTTGTCCCCTGGATTGCTGCAGAGAGCTTCGATGCTTGCCCTCAGGCCCCGAAGATCGTACTTTTCCCGGGCTGTCTGGCTCGAAGTGTTCGCACTGACTGGACAGACAAGGCCCTCTCCCTGTTAAACAGGCTTGGAGCCCAGGTGCAGGATGCCCCGGATTGGGCTTGCTGTGGCGGGACTTTGGGCCACGCAGGGCTCCTTGAACGGCAGCGCGAGGCGGCCCGGACCAATGTCCGTGCCTGGCGTGAGGCCGGGCGGCCATCCATCGTCACCTATTGCGCCTCCTGCCATCATGGTTTGGCGTCGTATATGGATCTTAATGGACTGGAGTTCGAAGACGGCGAGGTCGAGGTCTGGACCAAGGCTCTGGTGCCACTTTCCGAATTGGTGGCTTGCGGGCGATTTGGTGTGGTCGATGCGGCCCCTGAGCAGGTGCATTATCACCAGCCCTGCCACGCCCCCGAACCGGACCCGGACAGGGCCTGGATGACAAAGGCCGTTGGGGAGCGATTGGCCCCTGTGGACGGTAAAGCCTGCTGCGGGATGGGCGGAGTGCTGCAGATGGCAGCTCCCGGTTTATCCTCGCAAGTCGCTGGAAATTTATGGGAAAGCATGCGGCCCGCTCCCGGAGATCAGGTGATCACCGGATGCAGCGGCTGCTGGTTGCAGTTGGCTTCCACAGCCCCCGAAGGGGTATGTGTGGGGCATTGGCTGGACCTCCTTCAATACATTGAGACGCCGACCCCGTAA